Genomic window (Streptosporangium brasiliense):
GGGGGCAAGCCCGCCCGGGGGACGCCCAAAGGACGGCAGGTCGACGGCGCGCCGGCCTCGGAGGCCATGGGCGCCGGCAGGGCGGGGCCGCTGCCGACGGGGAGCGCCGCGCTGATCCTGCTGGCCGTGCTGGCCGTGCCGTGCGTGGTGGCCACGGTGATCTGGCCGCTGGCGACCTTCGCGGTCACCGGGTTCTTCGCCGTCCTGGCCCGTGCGATCTGGGCCGGGCACTGGGCGGTCAAGAAGCGCAAGTCGGCCAGGGTCCGGGGCCTGCTGCGCGTGGTGAGCTTCCCGCTGACCTTCACGATGTCGCTGCTGACCGCGCTGGCCTGGCCGGGGCTGCCCGCGGCGGGGCTCGCGGGCCTGGCGCTGTGGCTGGTCCTCGGCGCGTCGCTGCCGCCGGAGTGGTGGCTGCGCCCCGCCCCCGTCGCGGTCGCGGGCATCGTGTTCGGCGTCGTCTGCGGCGGGATCATCGGCCGAGAGGTCGAGCGGATCAGCGCGGAGATCCCTGAACTCCGCAAGGAGGGACTGCGGGCGCTCGCCGTGCTGGGCGGGTTCGTCGCGCTGTGCGCGGCGGCGGTGCGCGGGATCGCCCTCCTGGTCTGAGAGCCGGCGCCCGTCGCCGGCCGAGCGGTGTTCTTCTCACCAGAAAGGTCCAGAAGATGATCTTCTGGACCTTTTCTGAGGCTCGGCCTAGTTGCCGTCGCGGCGGGAGAAGCGGTTGAAGATGCGCTCTCCGGCGTTGACCGCGCCCTCGGCCACGTCACGCAGGACGCCGATGAAAGGGTCCTGCGACTGCGACCAGGACTCGCGGTAGGAGCGGGCGGCGGCCTTGACCTCCTCGGAGATCTTGGCGTTGGAGTCGTCGGCGCGGCGGGGGTAGGTGCCGCCGAGGATCGTCTCGTATTCGCCGCCGCGGCGCCACTTGTCCAGCTCGGCGACCCGGGAGACCGCGAACGGGTGGGTGGTGCCCAGCAGGTTGAGGACCTTGAGCAGGCCGTCGCGGACGTCGCCCGCCGTGTCGTATTCGCGCGCCTGGTCGAGGAACGCCTCGATGTTCATCTCGTGCAGGCGCGACCCGCCGGCGAGCTTCATCAGCGCGCGCAGCGCGGCGTCGGTGTCCTGGCCGCAGAGCAGGCCGCCGCGGTCGGCCGACAGCTCGGACTTGCGGTGCCACTCCTCCAGACCCGCGACGATCGCGCGCAGACCGATGTAGCCGAGTGGGATCCAGGCCACGCGGGTGGCCAGGCGGGTGAGGATGTCGAGCATGGTGCGGTAGACCGCGTGGCCGGACAGGATGTGCGCGGTCTCGTGGCCGATGACGAAGCGCTGCTCCTCCTGGTCCATCAGGTCGAGCAGGCCGGTGGAGACGACGATGAAGGGATCGTCGAAGCCGATCGCCTTCGCCTGGACCTGCGGGCTCTGCTGGACGTAGACCTCGGGGATGCGGTGGAGGTCGAGCGTGTAGGCGGCGTCGCGGCCCATGTCGTGCAGGGCACGGAACTGGGTCTCGCTGGTGCGCACGGCCGAGGCGAGGTAGATCAGGCGCAGGCGGCGCTCGCTGATCAGGCCGGACATCTGCTTGAGCACCGTGTCGAATCCGCTGAGTGAGCGCAGGGCGACCAGCGCGGACCGGTCAGCGGGATGTTCGTAGGCACGTGAGCTGATGCCGGGGAGTTGCACGCGGTTGCGATCCGGGGTGGTGGTCATGTCCGGCAT
Coding sequences:
- a CDS encoding M48 family metallopeptidase — its product is MPDMTTTPDRNRVQLPGISSRAYEHPADRSALVALRSLSGFDTVLKQMSGLISERRLRLIYLASAVRTSETQFRALHDMGRDAAYTLDLHRIPEVYVQQSPQVQAKAIGFDDPFIVVSTGLLDLMDQEEQRFVIGHETAHILSGHAVYRTMLDILTRLATRVAWIPLGYIGLRAIVAGLEEWHRKSELSADRGGLLCGQDTDAALRALMKLAGGSRLHEMNIEAFLDQAREYDTAGDVRDGLLKVLNLLGTTHPFAVSRVAELDKWRRGGEYETILGGTYPRRADDSNAKISEEVKAAARSYRESWSQSQDPFIGVLRDVAEGAVNAGERIFNRFSRRDGN